TCAGTTACCGAAGCAGAAGTTGCAGAATTCGGCATTGGAAAACAAGTGTTTTGGGTGAAAAGCTGAACAGGGGTTTTGTTTCCCTCAGAGGAGATGGAATGACTGTTGAATGCTGCCTGAAATTCCTCAAGTGTGCAGTTGATTCTGGGAATGTATACATAATGGAGGCAAAATAAATCAGTCGGGTTGTCTACATCCAGCATGTTCAGGGATTCTAGCTCATAGAAAATGGGCGCATACACGTTTCGGCAGTTACAGTTCAAATCACGATTAAATCGCTCAATACGTTGATTATGAACAGAGCTCCCTGTCAACACAGAACTTACTCCTTTGTGCACTCTCATGTCCTcccaaatcaaaacattttcccCTCCATGATCAGTTCTTATGTGCATAGGCCATCCAAACTTGTTCACACCTTTCCTAAATAGATCCAGGACAGTTGAAGCACGATTGTTGTTAGAACAATGCAGAAAAGTCAAAAATCTGCTGTACCCATCAATTGCGGTATGAATGACTAATTTCCATCTTATGAGCTTATGGTTGCCGTCAATGTGCCATATATAGTTTGGAAAGGGGACAGAGTATGTTCTTCTTTGCACTGCTGATGTTCTCCTAGACTGTGCTCCAGCAAAATCAACCCTTTGCACTGAGTCTCTGAGACGATGTCTTTGAACTATGATGTTCCTGGCACGCAAATGTCCATTGAGCATAACCTCTCCAACATGAGggtgatttgattttattgcaCGAATTACTTCATCCAGTTCCTGATCGGAAATGTCACtgaatttttggtgttttatgcCATACTCTCTCATAAGCTTGTACAACGTTGGTCTTGATATTTCCAAGATTGATGCCGTTTCTGAGAGTGTTGTCCCCAAGAATATTAATCTTTCAATGTCCTCTTTGGAAATTAGGGTTGTTCCAACCTAACACCATAGGtgaaaaaagggacaaaaacagacaaattgaATTACTTCTAcatataacaaaaaataatctattcagcgaacaaataaaaaaacatcttaaaaggtACACTTTCACAACAAAGTTGATGGTAATTCTACTCATTAAAAGCAAATAAGTCATTCAGTTCTTACCAATCTCTGGGATGTGCCAGCCCCTGCAGATGTGGCTGAACTTGTGGATGCTATGGGTGGCGGCAGAGTGTTGACCTGAGGTGGGCGGTGGTAAAAGAACAATCATATGgatgttttgttacattttaaaaatcagttaaacactaaactataaaaataaaaaacaacagttgtaaaaaatgtaatcactGTACTCAATGGAAGAAAACAACTGATGATGTTCTTACCGGTCTGTGTGAAGCGGCAGAACTTGTGGATGGTGATGATGTGTTAACCTGTAGAGTAGGAGCATGTAACAGAGAAAGTTTACATTGAAAATAAGTGATTGTAGCAGATTTTAGCAAATAAGAAAGATCTGTAATGAGAAAGAAGacaagcaataaataaaaagaccccccccccccccgccaatgttctttttttcatttagagttGCAGTGATGTAAAGTGGCATAAAAATACCACAGACATACATAGCAGGCCTACTCAGAGATATCTTTCATCATTATGTGTcaaggaaattacaaaatagCATTATATTATTACACTGTAATGTCAAAAGA
The sequence above is a segment of the Oryzias latipes chromosome 1, ASM223467v1 genome. Coding sequences within it:
- the LOC111948334 gene encoding uncharacterized protein LOC111948334 produces the protein MANSLRPEDIERAVVSGVRAALQGVLAPTPAAANLVNTSSPSTSSAASHRPVNTLPPPIASTSSATSAGAGTSQRLVGTTLISKEDIERLIFLGTTLSETASILEISRPTLYKLMREYGIKHQKFSDISDQELDEVIRAIKSNHPHVGEVMLNGHLRARNIIVQRHRLRDSVQRVDFAGAQSRRTSAVQRRTYSVPFPNYIWHIDGNHKLIRWKLVIHTAIDGYSRFLTFLHCSNNNRASTVLDLFRKGVNKFGWPMHIRTDHGGENVLIWEDMRVHKGVSSVLTGSSVHNQRIERFNRDLNCNCRNVYAPIFYELESLNMLDVDNPTDLFCLHYVYIPRINCTLEEFQAAFNSHSISSEGNKTPVQLFTQNTCFPMPNSATSASVTERSPES